The following coding sequences are from one Gammaproteobacteria bacterium window:
- a CDS encoding SDR family NAD(P)-dependent oxidoreductase, which produces MQFDDLRGKRVLITGASGGLGAGMAKAFAAQGAKVLLHYRSREAGAQRVLQQIQTAGGKGALFYADLRSEMALERLVSEAWRKWDGIDILVNNAGIVLKASMLDAGSVYWDDVLNINLRAPYLLSRAVVKRMIAAEIAGVIINNSSIHAKKSVENFSAYAASKAGLESLTEVMALEWAKHGIRVNAVAPGVVPVERTHVALKAAEGQWLPHLPLQRYGLVEEIANLTLFLSSDVSAWTTGQSYVADGGMTARMDMPKRPQPELPVLPDEIDEV; this is translated from the coding sequence ATGCAATTTGATGATCTGCGTGGCAAACGGGTTTTGATTACCGGTGCTTCCGGTGGTTTGGGTGCGGGCATGGCCAAGGCGTTTGCTGCACAAGGGGCTAAGGTGTTGTTGCACTATCGAAGTCGTGAAGCAGGTGCGCAGAGGGTGTTGCAGCAGATTCAAACTGCGGGTGGCAAAGGCGCACTCTTTTACGCTGATTTGCGTTCGGAAATGGCATTAGAGCGGTTGGTGTCAGAGGCTTGGCGAAAGTGGGACGGCATTGATATCTTGGTCAATAATGCCGGTATTGTTCTTAAAGCGAGCATGTTGGATGCCGGTTCGGTCTATTGGGATGATGTATTGAACATTAATTTGCGAGCGCCTTATTTGCTCAGCCGAGCGGTGGTCAAACGTATGATTGCGGCAGAGATTGCCGGTGTGATCATTAATAACAGCAGCATTCACGCAAAAAAGAGTGTGGAAAATTTTTCGGCTTACGCTGCTTCCAAAGCAGGATTGGAGTCTTTAACCGAAGTGATGGCTCTGGAGTGGGCAAAGCATGGCATTCGAGTTAATGCAGTCGCTCCAGGGGTGGTGCCAGTGGAGCGGACTCATGTGGCGCTTAAGGCGGCTGAAGGTCAGTGGTTACCTCATCTGCCCTTGCAGCGCTATGGTTTGGTGGAGGAGATTGCCAATTTGACCCTGTTTTTAAGCTCAGATGTGTCGGCATGGACGACGGGGCAATCCTATGTGGCCGACGGTGGCATGACGGCGCGAATGGATATGCCAAAACGACCGCAGCCGGAGCTGCCCGTTCTGCCCGATGAGATTGATGAGGTGTAG
- the rpmI gene encoding 50S ribosomal protein L35 — protein sequence MPKMKTNRGAAKRFKRTASGGFKRGQSHRRHILTKKSTKRKRHLRAPSQVAHCDTAMVRRMLPFA from the coding sequence ATGCCAAAGATGAAAACCAACCGTGGTGCTGCGAAACGCTTCAAACGCACCGCCAGCGGCGGCTTTAAACGGGGTCAATCCCATCGCCGTCATATTCTCACCAAGAAGAGCACCAAGCGGAAACGTCATTTGCGTGCGCCTTCACAAGTTGCTCATTGCGATACCGCTATGGTTCGTCGCATGTTGCCTTTTGCGTAA
- the infC gene encoding translation initiation factor IF-3: MAAEKKHRRNRDITTPEVRLIDAEGEQVGVVSIEKALAAATAVTLDLVEIVPNSKPPVCRIMDYGKFRFEQRKKHNQSKQKQKQIQLKEIKFRPGTEEGDYQVKLRNLTRFLENGDKAKITLRFRGREMAHRDLGAKLLARVAQDLDELAVIEQHVKMEGRQMVMVMAARKR; the protein is encoded by the coding sequence ATCGCTGCTGAAAAAAAGCATCGTAGAAACCGTGATATCACCACGCCTGAAGTGCGTTTGATTGACGCTGAAGGTGAACAAGTTGGTGTGGTTTCTATAGAGAAAGCACTTGCCGCTGCAACGGCTGTTACATTGGATCTGGTTGAGATTGTGCCCAACTCGAAGCCGCCTGTTTGTCGAATTATGGACTACGGTAAGTTTCGTTTTGAGCAACGCAAGAAACACAACCAGTCGAAGCAGAAGCAGAAGCAGATCCAGCTCAAAGAGATCAAGTTTCGCCCTGGGACTGAGGAGGGAGATTATCAGGTCAAACTGCGTAATTTGACTCGCTTCTTGGAAAATGGCGATAAAGCCAAAATCACCCTGCGTTTCCGTGGTCGTGAGATGGCGCATCGTGACTTGGGCGCTAAGCTGCTTGCTCGTGTTGCCCAAGATTTGGATGAGTTGGCGGTGATTGAACAACACGTTAAAATGGAAGGCCGTCAGATGGTGATGGTGATGGCAGCTCGAAAGAGGTAG
- the rplT gene encoding 50S ribosomal protein L20 — protein MPRVKRGVTAHARHKKILKKAKGYRGARSRVLRVAKQAVTKAGQYAYRDRRQKKRQFRALWIVRINAAARINGLSYSRFMNGLKKASIEVDRKVLADLAVRDAVAFAAIAEKAKASLND, from the coding sequence ATGCCTAGAGTAAAACGTGGTGTAACGGCTCACGCCCGCCATAAAAAGATTCTGAAGAAAGCCAAAGGGTATCGTGGTGCGCGCAGTCGTGTTTTGCGCGTTGCCAAACAAGCGGTCACCAAAGCCGGTCAATACGCGTATCGTGATCGTCGTCAGAAAAAACGTCAGTTCCGTGCGTTGTGGATTGTGCGTATCAACGCCGCCGCTCGCATCAACGGCCTTTCTTACAGCCGCTTTATGAATGGCCTGAAAAAAGCCAGCATCGAAGTGGATCGTAAGGTCTTGGCTGATTTGGCCGTGCGTGACGCCGTTGCGTTTGCCGCCATTGCTGAAAAAGCGAAAGCAAGCCTGAACGATTAA
- a CDS encoding MerR family transcriptional regulator — translation MLEISNNSELAPIPNKRYFTIGEVSELCGVKPHVLRYWEQEFPELKPVKRRGNRRYYQRHDVMLIRQIRSLLYEQGYTIGGARLQLSGEAAKEDSAQSHQMVRQIRIELEAILTILKS, via the coding sequence ATGCTGGAAATCAGCAATAACAGCGAACTGGCACCGATACCGAATAAACGCTACTTCACCATTGGTGAGGTCAGCGAATTGTGCGGGGTTAAACCGCATGTTTTGCGTTATTGGGAGCAAGAGTTCCCAGAACTGAAGCCGGTCAAGCGACGCGGTAATCGGCGTTATTATCAGCGTCACGATGTGATGTTGATCCGTCAAATTCGCAGCTTGCTCTACGAGCAAGGCTACACCATTGGTGGTGCGCGTTTGCAGCTTTCAGGGGAAGCTGCCAAAGAGGATAGCGCTCAGTCTCATCAGATGGTGCGGCAAATTCGCATTGAGTTGGAAGCGATTTTGACTATTTTGAAGAGTTGA
- a CDS encoding methyl-accepting chemotaxis protein, translating to MKTRFYSSLIVIALLMLALSSLLALQGIASLWQISLQGSVIVLLLWGIIGTTQRYKKARTTDEKRYQDLQSAIQNYETLSGQLIKESNQELSALRDSLAQVTSVMNDAVSKLSNSFTGLQSISINQQQQLETLVNELVDIASSDKKTAHKQGIHHLTQETEVMIKQFIQTISEMKTSSDAVGKKFNHMHQQIDSVVKLLDEVNAITSQTELLSLNAAIEAARAGEAGRGFAVVAEEVRNLSQRTHEFSGEIRSRMEEIEKSVSEVDESMEQASATDMSVAHHSQKSLAKMWQEVQRINSRAGDQSKNIHLLSERIHQLIMDGVISLQFDDIVSQLIVQTANRTESLEEHLNHYLDAQQENHPGDLAEQFNQRSEKIQQIIESKNAYNQQFNHDAIQQHNVDQGDIDLFFDLDDSPNKESVELF from the coding sequence GTGAAAACTCGTTTCTACTCCAGCCTCATCGTAATTGCTCTACTTATGCTGGCTCTCAGCAGCCTCTTAGCACTGCAAGGCATCGCTTCTCTGTGGCAAATCAGCCTCCAAGGCAGCGTCATTGTATTGCTCTTATGGGGCATAATTGGTACAACGCAGCGTTATAAAAAAGCACGCACCACAGATGAAAAACGCTACCAAGACTTGCAAAGCGCCATCCAGAACTACGAAACACTCTCAGGCCAACTCATAAAAGAGAGCAACCAAGAACTCAGCGCACTGCGGGATTCTCTTGCCCAAGTAACCAGCGTCATGAACGACGCGGTCAGCAAACTCAGCAACAGCTTCACCGGCTTGCAAAGCATCTCCATTAACCAACAGCAGCAGCTGGAAACTTTAGTTAATGAACTGGTCGACATCGCCTCATCAGACAAAAAAACCGCCCATAAACAGGGCATTCATCACCTCACACAAGAGACCGAAGTGATGATCAAGCAGTTCATTCAAACCATATCCGAGATGAAAACCTCCAGCGATGCGGTGGGAAAAAAATTCAACCACATGCATCAGCAAATCGACTCCGTGGTAAAACTACTCGACGAGGTCAATGCCATCACCTCTCAAACAGAATTGCTCTCCCTCAATGCCGCCATCGAAGCGGCTCGCGCCGGAGAAGCGGGGCGTGGTTTTGCTGTGGTAGCCGAAGAGGTACGCAACCTCTCACAGCGCACCCATGAATTCAGTGGTGAAATTCGTTCTCGCATGGAAGAAATTGAAAAATCCGTCAGCGAAGTGGACGAATCCATGGAACAAGCCTCTGCCACCGACATGAGCGTTGCTCACCACTCACAAAAAAGTCTGGCCAAAATGTGGCAAGAGGTACAACGCATCAACTCCCGAGCGGGTGATCAGTCAAAAAACATCCACCTGCTCTCCGAACGCATTCATCAATTGATTATGGACGGCGTTATCTCACTGCAATTTGATGACATTGTCAGCCAGCTCATCGTGCAAACCGCCAACCGAACTGAATCTTTAGAAGAGCACCTAAACCACTACCTTGACGCTCAACAAGAAAACCACCCAGGAGATCTGGCCGAACAATTCAATCAGCGCAGTGAAAAGATACAACAGATAATTGAAAGTAAAAACGCATACAATCAACAATTTAATCACGATGCGATTCAACAACATAATGTTGATCAAGGCGACATCGACCTCTTTTTTGATCTAGACGACAGCCCCAACAAAGAATCTGTCGAACTGTTTTAA
- a CDS encoding dUTP diphosphatase translates to MQAKIITMLTLQESMNVRVNPEWRSAGCEWYRAIWTECAEMLDHYGWKWWKHQEPDLEQVKLELIDIWHFALSAKLMAGLSLEQTAEQIVLALEKADESDDVRLLIEKLAQRSLETHEVDMGVFIRLMQLLKMDFDELFKSYVGKNVLNVFRQDHGYKQGNYIKVWQGREDNEHLVDILTRLDANADEFAAGVYRALEAVYPA, encoded by the coding sequence ATGCAAGCCAAAATCATCACCATGTTAACGTTGCAAGAGTCGATGAATGTCAGAGTTAATCCCGAGTGGCGCAGTGCTGGTTGTGAGTGGTATCGAGCCATCTGGACCGAGTGTGCTGAGATGTTGGATCATTACGGTTGGAAGTGGTGGAAACATCAGGAGCCGGATCTGGAACAAGTGAAGCTGGAGTTGATCGATATTTGGCATTTTGCTCTGAGTGCCAAATTGATGGCTGGTTTGTCACTGGAACAGACAGCCGAGCAGATTGTGCTTGCCTTGGAAAAAGCCGATGAGAGTGATGATGTTCGTCTGTTGATCGAAAAATTGGCGCAGCGTTCGCTTGAGACTCATGAAGTGGATATGGGGGTGTTTATCCGTTTGATGCAGCTGTTGAAGATGGATTTTGATGAGCTGTTTAAATCTTATGTGGGCAAGAATGTGTTAAATGTATTTCGCCAAGATCACGGTTATAAGCAAGGAAATTACATCAAAGTCTGGCAGGGACGAGAGGATAACGAACATTTGGTGGATATTTTGACGCGCTTGGATGCAAACGCTGATGAGTTTGCTGCTGGGGTTTATCGGGCGTTGGAGGCGGTTTATCCGGCTTGA
- the fusA gene encoding elongation factor G, with the protein MTELLNYRNIGIFAHVDAGKTTTTERILNLTGKTHKIGEVHDGEATTDFMDQERERGITIQSAATTCYWDDHRFNIIDTPGHVDFTIEVYRSLKVLDGGVGVFCGSGGVEPQSETNWRYANESAVARVIFVNKLDRIGADFYRVVDQVTKVLAANPLVMTLPIGIEDDFIGVVDVLTRKSWIWDDSGDPHNYRIEDVPADMVDKVEEYREQMIETAVEQDDDLMESYLDGTEPSIDEIKRCIRKGTIALDFFPTYCGSAFKNKGIQLILDGVVDYLPSPTEVPPQPEVDMEGNETGEFALVALDKPLRALAFKIMDDRFGALTFIRIYSGRLEKGTSVLNTFTGKTERIGRIVEMHADSREELSSAQAGDIVAIVGMKNVQTGHTLCDPKFPATLEPMVFPDPVISIAVAPKDKTASEKLGVALGKMIAEDPSFRVETDEDSGETILKGMGELHLDIKIDILRRTHGVDVEVGKPQVAYRETITQLIEDSYTHKKQSGGSGQFGKIDYTIEPGEAGSGFVFESKVTGGNVPREYWPAIEKGFKNSMHQGVLAGFPCLDFKVTLLDGSFHAVDSSAVAFEIAAKGAYRQSMPRAGAQLIEPVMKVDVFTPDDHVGDVIGDLNRRRGMIQGQDSTPTGVRIKANVPLSEMFGYIGDLRTMTSGRGQFSMEFDNYSPCPKNVAEAVIKETKERNAKK; encoded by the coding sequence ATGACTGAACTACTGAACTACCGCAACATCGGCATTTTCGCGCACGTGGATGCGGGCAAGACCACCACCACCGAACGCATTCTTAACCTTACCGGTAAGACCCATAAAATCGGTGAAGTCCACGACGGTGAAGCCACCACCGATTTCATGGATCAAGAGCGCGAACGCGGCATCACCATCCAATCTGCGGCCACCACCTGCTACTGGGACGACCATCGTTTCAATATCATTGATACCCCTGGACACGTTGACTTCACCATTGAAGTTTATCGCTCCCTTAAAGTATTAGACGGCGGCGTTGGCGTTTTCTGTGGCTCTGGCGGTGTTGAACCTCAGTCTGAAACCAATTGGCGTTACGCCAATGAGTCTGCTGTGGCTCGGGTCATCTTTGTCAACAAGCTGGATCGCATCGGTGCGGATTTCTACCGTGTGGTGGATCAAGTTACCAAAGTACTGGCTGCCAACCCACTGGTCATGACCCTGCCCATCGGCATCGAAGATGACTTTATCGGTGTAGTCGATGTCCTAACCCGCAAATCGTGGATCTGGGATGACTCTGGTGACCCCCACAACTACCGCATCGAAGACGTGCCTGCGGACATGGTTGATAAAGTGGAAGAGTACCGCGAACAGATGATCGAGACCGCCGTCGAACAAGACGACGATCTGATGGAATCCTATTTGGATGGTACCGAACCTTCCATTGATGAGATTAAACGCTGCATTCGCAAAGGTACCATCGCGCTGGACTTCTTTCCCACCTACTGTGGCTCCGCCTTTAAAAACAAAGGCATTCAGTTGATCCTCGACGGCGTAGTGGACTACCTGCCCAGCCCCACCGAAGTACCACCTCAGCCTGAAGTGGACATGGAAGGCAACGAAACCGGCGAATTCGCCCTTGTTGCGCTGGACAAACCTCTGCGCGCGCTGGCATTCAAAATTATGGATGACCGCTTTGGTGCATTGACCTTTATCCGCATCTACTCCGGCAGACTGGAAAAAGGCACCTCGGTGCTCAACACCTTCACCGGCAAAACCGAACGCATCGGTCGCATCGTTGAGATGCACGCCGACTCTCGTGAAGAGCTGAGTTCAGCCCAAGCCGGTGACATCGTTGCCATCGTCGGCATGAAAAACGTGCAAACCGGTCACACCTTGTGTGATCCTAAATTCCCAGCCACTTTGGAACCCATGGTCTTTCCTGATCCAGTCATCTCCATTGCTGTTGCGCCCAAAGACAAAACCGCCTCGGAAAAATTAGGCGTGGCACTGGGAAAAATGATCGCAGAAGACCCTTCTTTCCGTGTTGAAACCGACGAAGACAGCGGTGAGACCATCCTCAAAGGCATGGGTGAGCTGCATCTGGACATCAAAATCGACATCCTGCGCCGTACCCACGGAGTTGATGTTGAAGTGGGCAAACCACAGGTGGCCTACCGTGAAACCATCACCCAACTGATCGAAGACAGCTACACCCACAAAAAACAGTCCGGTGGTTCTGGTCAATTCGGTAAAATCGACTACACCATCGAGCCTGGCGAAGCGGGCAGTGGTTTTGTCTTTGAATCCAAAGTCACCGGCGGTAATGTTCCTCGTGAATACTGGCCTGCGATTGAAAAAGGCTTTAAAAACAGCATGCACCAAGGTGTCTTGGCTGGCTTCCCGTGTTTGGACTTCAAAGTCACCTTGTTAGACGGTTCATTCCATGCCGTTGACTCCTCTGCCGTTGCGTTTGAAATTGCAGCCAAAGGCGCTTACCGTCAGTCCATGCCCCGAGCCGGTGCTCAGCTGATCGAACCGGTCATGAAAGTGGACGTCTTCACCCCTGACGATCACGTCGGTGATGTCATCGGTGATCTGAACCGTCGCCGTGGCATGATTCAAGGCCAAGATTCCACTCCTACCGGCGTGCGCATCAAAGCCAACGTACCATTGAGTGAAATGTTCGGTTACATCGGTGATCTGCGTACCATGACCTCTGGTCGTGGCCAGTTCTCAATGGAATTTGACAACTACTCACCCTGTCCTAAGAACGTGGCTGAAGCCGTGATCAAGGAGACCAAAGAACGCAACGCCAAAAAATAA
- the pheT gene encoding phenylalanine--tRNA ligase subunit beta: MKLSESWLREWVNPDIESAELAAQLTMLGLEVEGITPAAAEFSGVVVGEVISLEKHPDADKLRICQVAVGEDALLQIVCGAANVHLGMKAPCAKVGARLSGFKIKKAKLRGVPSMGMLCSEKELGLAESADGLLALPSDAPLGEDIRTYLQLEDTIIEVDLTPNRGDCLSVRGVARDLCARNRLTLKEIEIPAVMAEIEDVLPVSLQASDRCPHYVGRVIRNIDVQAQTPLWMVERLRRSDIRAISPVVDVTNYVMLELGQPMHGFDLSTVSGGIVVRLAENGEKLTLLDGNEVTLKGDSLVIADETKPLALAGIMGGLASGVTARSEDIFLESAFFVPHTLAGQARRYGLHSDSSHRFERGVDPELQRAAMERATALLLEIVGGQAGPVIEALESAAMPKKSAIVLRAERIKRILGLDLAAVDVEEMLTCLGLQLEPIEGGWSIQPPSYRFDMNIEADLVEELARIYGYDRIPRTQPSLRPQMKVNPEASVGLEQLQNTLVDRGYQEVVCYTFCDPELQALVEPDKTPLPLANPLSADLAVMRTTLFTGLLKTLQYNLNRQQSRVRLFESGLKFVQTKDGLEQTRCLAGLISGPIVTEQWGESARQVDFFDLKGDLEVLLGRSAAQVEYRVEEHPSLHPGQSARLYKNGRPLGWIGALHPRLEKALGLSQTALLFELELDLLLEGVLPKFAPLSRFPSIRRDLALVVDESVSMAQVSACVHEVAPSYLIELRLFDLYRGKGIETGRKSLALGLILQELSRTLKEDDVEEAVAKILAHLQENLGATLRE, encoded by the coding sequence ATGAAATTAAGCGAAAGCTGGTTGAGAGAATGGGTAAATCCCGATATTGAGAGCGCTGAATTGGCAGCGCAGCTGACCATGTTGGGTCTGGAAGTGGAGGGCATTACGCCCGCTGCGGCAGAGTTCAGCGGTGTGGTGGTGGGGGAAGTGATCTCGTTGGAAAAACACCCTGATGCGGACAAGTTGCGCATTTGTCAGGTGGCGGTGGGGGAAGACGCGCTGTTGCAGATTGTCTGCGGTGCAGCCAATGTGCATCTGGGGATGAAAGCGCCTTGTGCCAAAGTGGGCGCACGTCTGTCAGGTTTTAAGATCAAAAAAGCCAAGCTGCGCGGTGTGCCGTCCATGGGGATGCTCTGCTCAGAGAAAGAGTTGGGTTTGGCTGAAAGTGCCGATGGTTTGCTGGCGCTGCCCAGCGATGCGCCTTTGGGCGAAGACATCCGCACCTATTTGCAGCTTGAAGATACGATCATTGAGGTGGATCTGACCCCCAATCGTGGCGATTGCCTTAGTGTTCGTGGCGTGGCGCGGGATCTCTGCGCTCGCAATCGTTTGACTCTAAAAGAGATTGAAATTCCAGCGGTGATGGCTGAGATTGAGGATGTGCTGCCGGTTTCACTGCAAGCCTCTGATCGCTGCCCGCACTACGTTGGCCGCGTGATTCGTAACATTGATGTGCAGGCACAAACGCCGCTCTGGATGGTGGAGCGTCTGCGCCGTTCCGACATTCGGGCCATTTCGCCCGTTGTCGATGTGACCAACTACGTCATGTTGGAGCTGGGTCAACCGATGCACGGCTTTGATCTCAGCACCGTCAGTGGCGGCATTGTGGTACGTCTGGCTGAAAACGGTGAAAAATTGACCTTACTGGATGGCAACGAGGTGACGCTGAAGGGCGACAGTCTGGTGATTGCGGATGAGACCAAGCCGCTGGCGCTGGCGGGCATTATGGGCGGTTTGGCCTCTGGTGTGACCGCCCGCAGCGAAGATATTTTCTTGGAGAGCGCGTTTTTTGTGCCGCATACATTGGCCGGTCAAGCGCGTCGTTACGGTTTGCACAGCGATTCTTCGCACCGTTTTGAGCGCGGTGTTGATCCTGAACTGCAACGTGCCGCAATGGAACGCGCCACGGCGCTGTTGCTGGAGATCGTCGGGGGGCAAGCGGGACCAGTCATCGAGGCGCTGGAGAGCGCGGCCATGCCGAAAAAGTCGGCGATTGTTTTGCGCGCAGAGCGCATCAAGCGGATTCTCGGTCTGGATCTGGCCGCTGTGGATGTGGAGGAGATGTTGACCTGTTTGGGTCTGCAACTGGAGCCAATAGAGGGCGGCTGGTCTATTCAGCCCCCCAGCTACCGTTTTGATATGAACATTGAAGCGGATCTGGTGGAGGAGTTGGCGCGCATTTACGGTTACGACCGCATTCCGCGCACCCAGCCCTCTTTGCGCCCGCAGATGAAAGTCAATCCCGAAGCGAGTGTGGGTCTGGAGCAGTTGCAGAACACCTTGGTGGATCGCGGTTATCAAGAGGTGGTCTGTTACACCTTTTGTGATCCTGAGCTACAGGCTTTGGTGGAGCCGGATAAAACGCCGTTGCCCTTGGCTAACCCGTTGTCGGCGGATTTGGCGGTGATGCGCACCACGCTGTTTACCGGTTTGTTGAAAACGTTGCAGTACAACCTGAACCGTCAGCAGTCGCGGGTGCGTCTGTTTGAGAGCGGCCTGAAATTTGTTCAAACCAAGGACGGTTTAGAGCAGACGCGCTGTTTGGCCGGTTTGATCAGCGGCCCGATTGTGACCGAGCAGTGGGGCGAGTCGGCTCGGCAGGTGGACTTTTTTGATCTCAAGGGTGATCTGGAGGTGTTGTTGGGGCGCTCGGCTGCACAGGTTGAATACCGAGTTGAAGAGCACCCCAGTTTGCATCCTGGGCAATCGGCACGGCTGTATAAAAACGGTCGGCCACTGGGCTGGATCGGTGCGCTGCACCCACGGCTTGAAAAGGCTTTGGGGTTGAGTCAAACGGCGCTGCTGTTTGAGTTGGAGCTGGATCTGTTGCTGGAAGGGGTGTTGCCAAAATTTGCACCGCTGTCGCGTTTTCCCTCCATTCGTCGAGATTTGGCGCTGGTGGTGGATGAGTCAGTTTCCATGGCACAGGTCTCGGCTTGTGTGCATGAGGTTGCGCCGAGTTACCTGATTGAGTTGCGTCTGTTTGATCTTTACCGTGGTAAGGGCATCGAAACAGGACGAAAAAGTCTCGCTTTAGGCTTGATTTTACAGGAATTATCGCGCACTCTTAAAGAAGATGACGTGGAAGAGGCTGTTGCGAAAATCTTGGCGCATCTGCAGGAGAATTTAGGCGCAACACTGAGGGAGTAA
- the ihfA gene encoding integration host factor subunit alpha, producing MALTKAVMSEMLFEELGLNKREAKELVELFFEEIRQALETGDDVKFSGFGNFILRTKNQRPGRNPKTGQEIPISARRVVTFRPGQKLKARVEAYAGNQQ from the coding sequence ATGGCGTTGACGAAGGCAGTAATGTCGGAGATGTTGTTTGAGGAATTGGGTCTTAATAAACGTGAAGCCAAAGAGTTGGTGGAGCTGTTTTTTGAGGAGATTCGCCAAGCACTTGAAACGGGAGACGATGTGAAGTTTTCCGGTTTTGGCAACTTTATTCTGCGTACTAAAAATCAACGTCCGGGACGTAATCCCAAAACCGGTCAGGAGATCCCCATCAGCGCACGGCGGGTGGTGACCTTTAGGCCAGGGCAGAAACTGAAAGCACGGGTTGAAGCGTATGCTGGAAATCAGCAATAA